The Linepithema humile isolate Giens D197 chromosome 7, Lhum_UNIL_v1.0, whole genome shotgun sequence genome has a window encoding:
- the LOC105670003 gene encoding uncharacterized protein, whose amino-acid sequence MPANKRRFRIPAGVTLRECSVVIVGSTCKICGRDFKCESDVILHRRWRHNTAIGPLIESLNNESYFQDIGQNCDICNAYFVNISDLKIHKRLIHKHRRRKKLRKETVHVTFKLQGVTIMDVNLDRKYLKVQENLRYVVDADTQTPNWFEEHPDDCATNIDLFLRDPVANDSHIEYGIWPHKANRYIVGKFASTKDDTIACSTNIVGRSLAKILNMPHRNTIAGSDDSYKEYEIPHDSTSKEHSNVLLGNLTIHDKENSQRIDNAYSKERERKKAYCEDKILDDSKEFSMYQSNKSDQIVSSVSKQNSWSSKNCHDLISRSNKVAGYKKSAGLTSSVIDSVEVPIDNENNNFDSAMKKRTLLSRDNEKNESLKVDSNVDDDIQEVLRITRGNAQSDINHESPNRTEREMLVQNSAELYMLSIQGKSTVYPEKCNAEFTTNVESSNYLPFTTITESSYQFLANTFDKKLGIYLEDLHHYGIRCYENLPEINNNNLEEYPVYDHQDFLNPWMQAAESQYTNGLRANDNEAIVVLD is encoded by the coding sequence ATGCCGGCAAACAAAAGAAGATTCCGCATTCCCGCTGGCGTGACTTTGCGGGAGTGCAGTGTTGTTATTGTCGGAAGTACATGCAAGATATGCGGCAGAGACTTCAAGTGTGAAAGTGACGTTATTCTGCATAGACGATGGAGACACAATACAGCTATAGGACCTTTAATCGAAAGCCTGAACAACGAGAGTTACTTTCAGGACATCGGCCAGAACTGCGACATATGTAACGcgtattttgtaaatatttcggACTTGAAAATTCATAAACGACTAATACACAAACACAGGCGCAGAAAGAAGCTTCGAAAAGAGACTGTACATGTGACATTCAAATTACAAGGAGTAACCATAATGGATGTCAATTTAgatcgaaaatatttgaaagtgCAGGAGAATCTTAGATATGTCGTCGATGCTGATACGCAAACACCAAATTGGTTTGAAGAACATCCAGATGACTGCGCGACGAATATTGATTTGTTTCTTCGGGACCCTGTTGCAAATGACAGTCATATAGAATATGGTATATGGCCCCACAAAGCAAATCGATACATTGTAGGTAAATTTGCGTCCACTAAAGACGACACAATAGCATGTTCAACCAATATAGTGGGGAGAAGTCTCGCGAAGATCCTGAATATGCCTCATAGAAACACAATCGCCGGTAGTGACGATTCGTACAAAGAATACGAAATTCCTCACGATTCCACTTCTAAGGAACATTCCAACGTGCTTCTCGGAAATCTCACTATACATGATAAGGAAAATTCGCAAAGGATAGACAATGCGTATTcaaaagagcgagagagaaaaaaagcatATTGTGAAGACAAAATTCTAGATGATTCTAAAGAATTTTCTATGTACCAATCAAACAAATCCGATCAAATAGTATCGTCTGTTTCTAAACAAAATTCTTGGTCCAGCAAAAATTGTCACGATCTTATTAGCCGGTCTAATAAAGTTGCAGGATATAAGAAAAGTGCTGGATTAACAAGTTCTGTAATAGATTCTGTAGAAGTACCtattgataatgaaaataataattttgatagtGCAATGAAGAAACGTACTCTTTTATCTagagataatgaaaaaaacgAATCGCTAAAAGTAGATTCGAACGTTGATGATGATATACAGGAAGTGCTACGGATAACAAGAGGAAATGCACAAAGCGATATCAACCATGAGTCGCCTAATCGCACGGAAAGAGAGATGTTAGTACAAAACTCTGCCGAATTGTATATGCTTTCTATACAAGGAAAATCAACCGTTTATCCTGAAAAATGCAATGCTGAATTTACGACGAATGTTGAATCGTCCAATTACTTACCGTTTACAACAATTACCGAAAGTAGTTATCAGTTTCTGGCAAATACATTTGATAAGAAACTGGGCATCTATTTGGAAGATCTTCACCATTACGGAATCAGATGCTACGAAAATTTACcagaaattaataacaataacttAGAAGAGTACCCTGTATATGATCATCAAGATTTTTTGAATCCATGGATGCAAGCAGCGGAATCACAATACACCAACGGATTGAGAGCGAATGACAATGAAGCGATTGTTGTACTAGATTAA